The proteins below come from a single Lasioglossum baleicum chromosome 20, iyLasBale1, whole genome shotgun sequence genomic window:
- the LOC143218754 gene encoding pancreatic triacylglycerol lipase isoform X3: protein MMRRKKQGVTEGEGASILLLVALAPVICSAGILDPWQWARSDRIEVNIPWLPFENETRCYDELGCLNITRSWYHLIHRPLNVFPLPREVINTRFILYTKENPLEGQVLIVAKDKSIKRSYFNPKRKTRFIIHGFIDTPLSNWVKEMRNELLKHDDYNVIIVDWAGGSLPLYTQATANTRLVGLEIAHLIKHLQTNYRLDPNDVHLIGHSLGAHTAGYAGEKLNGNIGRITGLDPAEPYFQGMPSHLRLDYTDAKLVDVIHTDGKSIFFLGYGMSQPCGHLDFYPNNGKEQPGCTDLSETTPSLPLTLIREGLEEASRVLVACNHVRAIKLFIESINSKCQYVAHECSSYNSFLRGECFSCKSNNSLSCGVMGYHADNSPALVRRQAMGQDVLSLLGSKFFFTTGKEDPYCRRHYRLTINLARPPTAESWVQGFMKVTLHAENGIIRDVDLTPSGYMKLEHGSTVRMVVAHPAGATGEIGKIRRVELSWTYDMDVLQPRSLCFFWCNDRLYVNSVTVDVMELPGRGKRETDYTSKLCSASRQEYAEIASGSTASFVDNC, encoded by the exons GATGAGGAGGAAGAAGCAAGGAGTCACGGAGGGCGAAGGAGCGTCGATTCTGCTGCTCGTCGCATTGGCTCCTGTCATCTGCTCCGCCGGAATCCTGGACCCTTGGCAGTGGGCGCGTAGCGATCGAATCGAGGTCAACATACCATGGTTGCCAT TCGAGAACGAGACACGATGCTACGACGAGCTAGGCTGCTTGAACATAACCAGGAGCTGGTACCACCTCATCCACAGGCCTCTGAACGTCTTCCCTCTGCCGCGGGAGGTTATCAACACGAGGTTCATCCTGTACACGAAAGAAAATCCACTGGAA GGCCAGGTGCTAATAGTCGCGAAAGATAAGTCCATCAAACGATCCTACTTCAATCCGAAACGAAAGACAAGATTCATCATTCATGGTTTTATAGACACGCCCCTTAGTAATTGGGTGAAG GAGATGAGGAACGAGTTACTCAAGCACGACGACTACAATGTCATCATTGTCGACTGGGCTGGCGGTAGTCTGCCACTCTACACTCAGGCCACGGCCAACACTAGACTCGTTGGCCTTGAAATAGCTCATCTGATCAAACACTTGCAG ACGAACTATAGACTGGACCCTAACGACGTTCACCTAATCGGGCACAGTCTGGGCGCTCACACGGCCGGATACGCAGGGGAGAAATTGAACGGGAACATAGGTCGCATCACGGGCTTAGACCCTGCGGAGCCATACTTCCAAGGAATGCCTAGTCACCTGAGACTGGATTATACTGACGCGAAGCTAGTCGACGTCATTCACACTGATGGTAAAAGCATCTTTTTCTTAG GATACGGAATGAGTCAGCCATGTGGCCACTTGGACTTTTACCCTAACAACGGCAAGGAGCAGCCAGGGTGCACAGATCTCAGCGAAACAACCCCATCCCTGCCCCTGACATTGATCAGGGAAGGGTTGGAGGAAGCGTCAAGGGTGCTTGTGGCCTGCAATCATGTGCGTGCCATAAAATTGTTCATTGAGAGCATCAACTCCAAGTGCCAATACGTGGCCCACGAGTGCTCCAGTTATAACAGCTTCTTGAGGGGCGAGTGTTTCTCCTGCAAGAGCAACAACAGCCTCAGTTGCGGTGTTATGGGATACCATGCGGACAACAGTCCCGCGCTTGTTAGAAGACAGGCCATGGGTCAAGATGTCCTGTCGCTGCTGGGGTCGAAATTCTTTTTCACCACTGGCAAGGAGGACCCCTATTGCA gaAGACATTATCGACTTACTATCAACCTTGCACGACCACCGACCGCAGAGAGCTGGGTCCAAGGATTTATGAAAGTTACTCTTCACGCCGAAAATGGCATCATACGTGACGTCGACCTAACTCCCAG CGGTTACATGAAATTGGAACACGGATCGACAGTGCGAATGGTGGTCGCGCATCCAGCGGGGGCGACcggtgaaattggaaaaatcagGCGAGTCGAACTTTCATGGACTTACGACATGGACGTGCTACAGCCGCGATCGCTATGTTTTTTCTGGTGCAACGATCGCCTCTATGTCAACAGCGTCACTGTCGACGTCATGGAGCTCCCGGGGAGAGG AAAAAGGGAAACAGACTACACCAGCAAACTCTGTTCAGCAAGCAGGCAGGAATACGCGGAGATTGCTAGCGGATCCACAGCATCTTTCGTTGACAATTGCTGA
- the LOC143218754 gene encoding pancreatic triacylglycerol lipase isoform X1, translated as MMRRKKQGVTEGEGASILLLVALAPVICSAGILDPWQWARSDRIEVNIPWLPFENETRCYDELGCLNITRSWYHLIHRPLNVFPLPREVINTRFILYTKENPLEGQVLIVAKDKSIKRSYFNPKRKTRFIIHGFIDTPLSNWVKEMRNELLKHDDYNVIIVDWAGGSLPLYTQATANTRLVGLEIAHLIKHLQTNYRLDPNDVHLIGHSLGAHTAGYAGEKLNGNIGRITGLDPAEPYFQGMPSHLRLDYTDAKLVDVIHTDGKSIFFLGLPGYGMSQPCGHLDFYPNNGKEQPGCTDLSETTPSLPLTLIREGLEEASRVLVACNHVRAIKLFIESINSKCQYVAHECSSYNSFLRGECFSCKSNNSLSCGVMGYHADNSPALVRRQAMGQDVLSLLGSKFFFTTGKEDPYCRRHYRLTINLARPPTAESWVQGFMKVTLHAENGIIRDVDLTPSGYMKLEHGSTVRMVVAHPAGATGEIGKIRRVELSWTYDMDVLQPRSLCFFWCNDRLYVNSVTVDVMELPGRGKRETDYTSKLCSASRQEYAEIASGSTASFVDNC; from the exons GATGAGGAGGAAGAAGCAAGGAGTCACGGAGGGCGAAGGAGCGTCGATTCTGCTGCTCGTCGCATTGGCTCCTGTCATCTGCTCCGCCGGAATCCTGGACCCTTGGCAGTGGGCGCGTAGCGATCGAATCGAGGTCAACATACCATGGTTGCCAT TCGAGAACGAGACACGATGCTACGACGAGCTAGGCTGCTTGAACATAACCAGGAGCTGGTACCACCTCATCCACAGGCCTCTGAACGTCTTCCCTCTGCCGCGGGAGGTTATCAACACGAGGTTCATCCTGTACACGAAAGAAAATCCACTGGAA GGCCAGGTGCTAATAGTCGCGAAAGATAAGTCCATCAAACGATCCTACTTCAATCCGAAACGAAAGACAAGATTCATCATTCATGGTTTTATAGACACGCCCCTTAGTAATTGGGTGAAG GAGATGAGGAACGAGTTACTCAAGCACGACGACTACAATGTCATCATTGTCGACTGGGCTGGCGGTAGTCTGCCACTCTACACTCAGGCCACGGCCAACACTAGACTCGTTGGCCTTGAAATAGCTCATCTGATCAAACACTTGCAG ACGAACTATAGACTGGACCCTAACGACGTTCACCTAATCGGGCACAGTCTGGGCGCTCACACGGCCGGATACGCAGGGGAGAAATTGAACGGGAACATAGGTCGCATCACGGGCTTAGACCCTGCGGAGCCATACTTCCAAGGAATGCCTAGTCACCTGAGACTGGATTATACTGACGCGAAGCTAGTCGACGTCATTCACACTGATGGTAAAAGCATCTTTTTCTTAG GGCTTCCAGGATACGGAATGAGTCAGCCATGTGGCCACTTGGACTTTTACCCTAACAACGGCAAGGAGCAGCCAGGGTGCACAGATCTCAGCGAAACAACCCCATCCCTGCCCCTGACATTGATCAGGGAAGGGTTGGAGGAAGCGTCAAGGGTGCTTGTGGCCTGCAATCATGTGCGTGCCATAAAATTGTTCATTGAGAGCATCAACTCCAAGTGCCAATACGTGGCCCACGAGTGCTCCAGTTATAACAGCTTCTTGAGGGGCGAGTGTTTCTCCTGCAAGAGCAACAACAGCCTCAGTTGCGGTGTTATGGGATACCATGCGGACAACAGTCCCGCGCTTGTTAGAAGACAGGCCATGGGTCAAGATGTCCTGTCGCTGCTGGGGTCGAAATTCTTTTTCACCACTGGCAAGGAGGACCCCTATTGCA gaAGACATTATCGACTTACTATCAACCTTGCACGACCACCGACCGCAGAGAGCTGGGTCCAAGGATTTATGAAAGTTACTCTTCACGCCGAAAATGGCATCATACGTGACGTCGACCTAACTCCCAG CGGTTACATGAAATTGGAACACGGATCGACAGTGCGAATGGTGGTCGCGCATCCAGCGGGGGCGACcggtgaaattggaaaaatcagGCGAGTCGAACTTTCATGGACTTACGACATGGACGTGCTACAGCCGCGATCGCTATGTTTTTTCTGGTGCAACGATCGCCTCTATGTCAACAGCGTCACTGTCGACGTCATGGAGCTCCCGGGGAGAGG AAAAAGGGAAACAGACTACACCAGCAAACTCTGTTCAGCAAGCAGGCAGGAATACGCGGAGATTGCTAGCGGATCCACAGCATCTTTCGTTGACAATTGCTGA
- the LOC143218754 gene encoding pancreatic triacylglycerol lipase isoform X2, translating to MRRKKQGVTEGEGASILLLVALAPVICSAGILDPWQWARSDRIEVNIPWLPFENETRCYDELGCLNITRSWYHLIHRPLNVFPLPREVINTRFILYTKENPLEGQVLIVAKDKSIKRSYFNPKRKTRFIIHGFIDTPLSNWVKEMRNELLKHDDYNVIIVDWAGGSLPLYTQATANTRLVGLEIAHLIKHLQTNYRLDPNDVHLIGHSLGAHTAGYAGEKLNGNIGRITGLDPAEPYFQGMPSHLRLDYTDAKLVDVIHTDGKSIFFLGLPGYGMSQPCGHLDFYPNNGKEQPGCTDLSETTPSLPLTLIREGLEEASRVLVACNHVRAIKLFIESINSKCQYVAHECSSYNSFLRGECFSCKSNNSLSCGVMGYHADNSPALVRRQAMGQDVLSLLGSKFFFTTGKEDPYCRRHYRLTINLARPPTAESWVQGFMKVTLHAENGIIRDVDLTPSGYMKLEHGSTVRMVVAHPAGATGEIGKIRRVELSWTYDMDVLQPRSLCFFWCNDRLYVNSVTVDVMELPGRGKRETDYTSKLCSASRQEYAEIASGSTASFVDNC from the exons ATGAGGAGGAAGAAGCAAGGAGTCACGGAGGGCGAAGGAGCGTCGATTCTGCTGCTCGTCGCATTGGCTCCTGTCATCTGCTCCGCCGGAATCCTGGACCCTTGGCAGTGGGCGCGTAGCGATCGAATCGAGGTCAACATACCATGGTTGCCAT TCGAGAACGAGACACGATGCTACGACGAGCTAGGCTGCTTGAACATAACCAGGAGCTGGTACCACCTCATCCACAGGCCTCTGAACGTCTTCCCTCTGCCGCGGGAGGTTATCAACACGAGGTTCATCCTGTACACGAAAGAAAATCCACTGGAA GGCCAGGTGCTAATAGTCGCGAAAGATAAGTCCATCAAACGATCCTACTTCAATCCGAAACGAAAGACAAGATTCATCATTCATGGTTTTATAGACACGCCCCTTAGTAATTGGGTGAAG GAGATGAGGAACGAGTTACTCAAGCACGACGACTACAATGTCATCATTGTCGACTGGGCTGGCGGTAGTCTGCCACTCTACACTCAGGCCACGGCCAACACTAGACTCGTTGGCCTTGAAATAGCTCATCTGATCAAACACTTGCAG ACGAACTATAGACTGGACCCTAACGACGTTCACCTAATCGGGCACAGTCTGGGCGCTCACACGGCCGGATACGCAGGGGAGAAATTGAACGGGAACATAGGTCGCATCACGGGCTTAGACCCTGCGGAGCCATACTTCCAAGGAATGCCTAGTCACCTGAGACTGGATTATACTGACGCGAAGCTAGTCGACGTCATTCACACTGATGGTAAAAGCATCTTTTTCTTAG GGCTTCCAGGATACGGAATGAGTCAGCCATGTGGCCACTTGGACTTTTACCCTAACAACGGCAAGGAGCAGCCAGGGTGCACAGATCTCAGCGAAACAACCCCATCCCTGCCCCTGACATTGATCAGGGAAGGGTTGGAGGAAGCGTCAAGGGTGCTTGTGGCCTGCAATCATGTGCGTGCCATAAAATTGTTCATTGAGAGCATCAACTCCAAGTGCCAATACGTGGCCCACGAGTGCTCCAGTTATAACAGCTTCTTGAGGGGCGAGTGTTTCTCCTGCAAGAGCAACAACAGCCTCAGTTGCGGTGTTATGGGATACCATGCGGACAACAGTCCCGCGCTTGTTAGAAGACAGGCCATGGGTCAAGATGTCCTGTCGCTGCTGGGGTCGAAATTCTTTTTCACCACTGGCAAGGAGGACCCCTATTGCA gaAGACATTATCGACTTACTATCAACCTTGCACGACCACCGACCGCAGAGAGCTGGGTCCAAGGATTTATGAAAGTTACTCTTCACGCCGAAAATGGCATCATACGTGACGTCGACCTAACTCCCAG CGGTTACATGAAATTGGAACACGGATCGACAGTGCGAATGGTGGTCGCGCATCCAGCGGGGGCGACcggtgaaattggaaaaatcagGCGAGTCGAACTTTCATGGACTTACGACATGGACGTGCTACAGCCGCGATCGCTATGTTTTTTCTGGTGCAACGATCGCCTCTATGTCAACAGCGTCACTGTCGACGTCATGGAGCTCCCGGGGAGAGG AAAAAGGGAAACAGACTACACCAGCAAACTCTGTTCAGCAAGCAGGCAGGAATACGCGGAGATTGCTAGCGGATCCACAGCATCTTTCGTTGACAATTGCTGA